The DNA region GGGAATACGACGAGAGTCCTGAGAAAATGGGTATTCACATGAAAGACTTTTTAGATAGCGGATTTGCCAATATCATTGGAGGATGTTGTGGTACTACTCCAGCGCATATTGCTGAAATGGCTCGATATGCTCAAGAAACTCAAGTACGAAAATCGGCTACTCAAGATAAATTTACCCATTTAAGTGGCTTGGATGCCCTAAAGATAACTCCTGAAATCAATTTTGTAAATATTGGAGAACGAACCAATGTGGCTGGAAGTATCAAATTTGCAAGACTCATCAGAGAGAAGAAATATGAGGAGGCCCTCACTGTTGCTGTCGACCAAGTAGAAGGAGGCGCTCAGATATTGGATATTTGCATGGATGATGCCATGCTCGATGCAGAACAAGAAATGACTACTTTTCTTAATTTGATGGCTTCGGAACCAGAAATTGCTCGTCTTCCCTTTATGATTGATAGTTCTAAATGGTCCGTGATAGAAGCTGGTCTGAAATGTGTGCAAGGAAAAGCCATTGTAAACTCCATCAGTTTGAAGGAGGGAGAGGAGGTTTTCTTAAAACATGCCGCAAAAGTTAGAAAATACGGAGCAGCAGTAGTGGTGATGGCTTTTGACGAAGAAGGACAGGCAGATACTTTGGACAAGCGAAAACGAGTTTGTAAACGAGCCTACGATTTGTTAGTGGAGAAAGTAAACTTCCCTCCTCAAGATATCATCTTCGATCCCAATGTACTGACTATTGGAACCGGATTAGAAGAGCATGCCAATTATGCCATCGATTTCATTGAAACCATCAAATATATTAAGCAAGAATTGCCATTGGCGAAAGTGAGTGGAGGGATTTCTAACCTGTCTTTTTCCTTCCGTGGACATCAAGAGGTGAGAGAAGCCATGCATGCTGCTTTCCTTTATCATGCCATTCAAGCTGGATTAGATATGGGAATAGTAAATCCAGCCCTGCTGCAAGTTTATGATGAGGTAGAGCCTGAACTTCTGAAAAAAGTGGAGGATGTTATATTTAACCGCTCCGCTGATGCTACCGATGAATTGGTGATATATGCCGAAAGTATTAAGAATAGAGGAGGTGAGCATAAAGAAAAGAAGCAAAAAGAGTGGAGAAGCTTAGCCGTGAACGAGCGATTGAGTCATTCTTTGGTGAAAGGAATTACAGAGTTTTTAGAAGAGGATTTAGAAGAATCTCGTCAGCAATTCGACTTTTCATTAAACCTAATCGAAGGCCCTTTAATGGATGGTATGAATGAAGTTGGTCAGCTTTTTGGAAGTGGAAAAATGTTCCTTCCTCAGGTGATTAAGTCGGCTCGAGTAATGAAAAAAGCTGTGGCATATTTGCTTCCTTATATTGAAGCTGAAAGTACCGGCTTGTCTACCTCTGCAGGAAAAGTTTTAATGGCTACCGTAAAAGGCGATGTTCATGATATTGGAAAAAATATAGTGGGCGTTATTCTTTCTTGTAATAATTACGAAGTGATTGATTTGGGCGTGATGGTGCCTATGGATAAAATCCTCCAAATCGCAAAAGAAGAAAAGGTAGACGTGATAGGATTGAGTGGATTAATTACTCCTTCCTTAGAAGAGATGGTGAGCATTGCAGAAGAAATGCAACGGTTAGAATTAAATATTCCCATACTCATTGGTGGTGCCACTACTTCAGAAATTCATACAGCAGTTAAAATAAGTCCAGCTTATAATCAGCCTGTGATTCATGTGAAAGATGCTTCTTTATCTGTTGGCGTTTTATCTCATTTGCTTTCTCCTTCAAAGAAAGAACAATGGCTAGAAGAGGTGGAAGCTAAATATGAGGCTACCAGACAACGATATGAAAAGCGTCATAAAGAAAAAAAATATGTGAGTCTGGAGAAGGCCAGAACACAGAAACCAAAGGTAACTTTTTCCAAAGAAAATATTGTGGAACCAAAGCAGTTGGGAAGTTTTCATCTGGGTGATTTCCCTTTGCAAGATATTGTAAAATATATCGATTGGACTTTCTTCTTTCAAGCTTGGAGAATACCAGGGAAATATCCCGAGATCTTTGAGCATCCTGAAAAAGGAGAGGAGGCATCGAAGCTATTTGCCGATGGACAAAAAATGCTGAAGCAGATTATTGAGGAAAAATGGTTGAGAGCCGAAGCTGTATATGGTTTATATGCGGCAAATAGCCAAGAGGAGCAAGTTGAAATTTATACGGATGCTTCTAAAAAAGAAGTCTTAGAGCAATTCGAGTTTTTGAGAAATCAAGAAGAACGAGATGAGCCCAACTATTCATTGGCAGACTATATTGCATCTAAAGATAGTGGCTTGACGGATTATTTAGGTCTATTTGCAGTAACAGCTGGAATAGGAATTGAGAAAAAGTTGGAGGAGTTTGAAAAAGATCATGATGACTATTCTCAAATTATGCTAAAAATACTCGCCGACAGATTGGCTGAAGCATTAGCAGAACTATTGCATCACAAAGTGAGATTGGAAAACTGGGGATATGCACCAGAGGAGGATTTTGATATCAGCACCATCCTCAAAGAAACTTATCAAGGTATACGACCCGCACCAGGCTATCCTGCTTGTCCTGACCATTCGGAAAAAGAAAAGATTTTCCGTTTGTTAGAAGCCAGAGAGAAAGCTCAAATTGAGTTAACAGAAAGTTATGCCATGTATCCAGCTGCTTCGGTAAGTGGTTATTATTTTGCCCATCCTGATAGTAGATATTTCATGGTGAATAAAATACAAGAAGACCAAGCCACAGCTTATGCTGAAAGAAAAGGAATGAGTTTGGAAGATTTAAAGAAATTATTGAATCAGAATGTGTAAAAGCTCGAAGCTAGGAGTAACACAACTCTCCTGAGTTGTGTTCATACTTTGAATATATAAATAAGAAGAAAATGAAAGTAATAGATCATATAAATAAGTCAGATAAAACATTATTCTCTTTCGAATTATTGCCACCATTGAAAGGGGAGCATTTTGAGCATATAGAGGGAAAAATCAATCAACTATTGGAGTTTAATCCCAGTTATATCAATATCACTTACCATCAACAGGAAGTAGAATACGAAACCTTGAGTAATGGCCTTTTGAAGAAAAGAACAGTGCGTAAGCGCCCTGGGACAGTTGGTATTTCTGCGGCCATTCAATACAAAACTCAAATTGACGTGGTTCCCCATTTAATATGTGGAGGTTTCACCAAGGAAGACACGGAGAATGCGCTAATCGATTTACACTTTTTGGGCATCGATAATCTCCTTCTTTTGCGTGGAGACCCACCTGCGACTCAAAAATTCTTTAAACCAGAACCAGAGGGAAATGCCTATGCTGTTGATTTAGTAAAGCAAGTAAAAAACATGAATAATGGAATTTACTTAGATGAGAATCTGATGAATAATCATCCCTCTGATTTTTGTATTGGAGTAGCAGGTTATCCAGAAAAACATCCTGAAGCAGCCAACCGCCCATCGGACTTAAGATATTTAAAGGACAAAGTAGATGCTGGAGCCGATTATATTATTACTCAGATGTTTTTCGATAATAAGAAATTTTTCCGTTTTGTGGAGCAATGCAGAGCTGCTGGAATCACTGTGCCTATCATTCCAGGCTTAAAACCCTTTAGCTCCAAAAAGCAATTGCTCACCTTGCCTCAGATTTTCCATATCGATCTTCCAGATCAACTGGTTAACTCTTTGGTGAAATGTAAAACCAATGCCGAGGTTTATGAAGTAGGAATCGAATGGGGAATACAGCAAAGTAAGGAGTTGATAGAATATGGTATTCCAGCCCTTCACTTTTATACTATGGGAAAAGCTGATAATATTTGCCGTATTGCTAAGGAGATATTTTAAACTGATTTAGTGTCGAGACTCCTCCTTTTTTTGTTTTATCTTATCATTATAGTTTTACTAAATCAAGAAAATATTTAGCAAATATTATATTTTCAAGATTATAATATTGGCTAAGGGATTTAAAAAGAACTTATCTTTGGTTGGCATTGTTAAGTATGGGATGCATAGAAATGCTAACTGTAGCTAATTTGATAGTTTCATATGGTCATTTAGTTAAAAGCTAATTGTATAGACAATAATTGTAAGGGAATTTATTTTGAAAATAAGGGTCTGTAAATGATGATTAGAATTTGACCTTTGGTTAAAAACAAAAAGATAACATGAATGCAATTAAGGATTTTTTGGAATTCGACCTTTATAATCTAGGGGAGTATAAAATAGAGGTTTATACCTTAGTAACCATTTTGCTTATAGCTTTGGTCACCAGGTTCATACTTTGGTTAATAAAGAAAGCACTTGACCGAAAAAATAAATTTAATAAACTAGATAAAGGGAATACCTATGCATTATTTCAAATCATTAAATATGTGATTTGGGTGATTGCCATTGGATTGATTTTAGAGACCATAGGAATAAAGGTAACGGTGTTGAT from Lentimicrobium sp. L6 includes:
- the metF gene encoding methylenetetrahydrofolate reductase [NAD(P)H] yields the protein MKVIDHINKSDKTLFSFELLPPLKGEHFEHIEGKINQLLEFNPSYINITYHQQEVEYETLSNGLLKKRTVRKRPGTVGISAAIQYKTQIDVVPHLICGGFTKEDTENALIDLHFLGIDNLLLLRGDPPATQKFFKPEPEGNAYAVDLVKQVKNMNNGIYLDENLMNNHPSDFCIGVAGYPEKHPEAANRPSDLRYLKDKVDAGADYIITQMFFDNKKFFRFVEQCRAAGITVPIIPGLKPFSSKKQLLTLPQIFHIDLPDQLVNSLVKCKTNAEVYEVGIEWGIQQSKELIEYGIPALHFYTMGKADNICRIAKEIF
- the metH gene encoding methionine synthase, with translation MLEVMNVKEELKKRILVLDGAMGTMIQKHKFTEEDYRGELFKNWHSNLKGNNDLLCLTQPEVIKNIHKEYLAAGADILETNTFNGTSISMADYDMEKYVRDINLAAARIAKSAADEFTKQNPLRPRFVAGAVGPTNKTTSLSPDVNNPAFRAVSFDEMKTSYYEQCEALMDGGVDVFLLETIFDTLNAKAALMAMEELFDAKGKRIPVMISGTITDNSGRTLSGQTVEAFFDSLTHIDILSIGFNCAFGAEQMRPYLAELSNNSHIPVSVYPNAGLPNQFGEYDESPEKMGIHMKDFLDSGFANIIGGCCGTTPAHIAEMARYAQETQVRKSATQDKFTHLSGLDALKITPEINFVNIGERTNVAGSIKFARLIREKKYEEALTVAVDQVEGGAQILDICMDDAMLDAEQEMTTFLNLMASEPEIARLPFMIDSSKWSVIEAGLKCVQGKAIVNSISLKEGEEVFLKHAAKVRKYGAAVVVMAFDEEGQADTLDKRKRVCKRAYDLLVEKVNFPPQDIIFDPNVLTIGTGLEEHANYAIDFIETIKYIKQELPLAKVSGGISNLSFSFRGHQEVREAMHAAFLYHAIQAGLDMGIVNPALLQVYDEVEPELLKKVEDVIFNRSADATDELVIYAESIKNRGGEHKEKKQKEWRSLAVNERLSHSLVKGITEFLEEDLEESRQQFDFSLNLIEGPLMDGMNEVGQLFGSGKMFLPQVIKSARVMKKAVAYLLPYIEAESTGLSTSAGKVLMATVKGDVHDIGKNIVGVILSCNNYEVIDLGVMVPMDKILQIAKEEKVDVIGLSGLITPSLEEMVSIAEEMQRLELNIPILIGGATTSEIHTAVKISPAYNQPVIHVKDASLSVGVLSHLLSPSKKEQWLEEVEAKYEATRQRYEKRHKEKKYVSLEKARTQKPKVTFSKENIVEPKQLGSFHLGDFPLQDIVKYIDWTFFFQAWRIPGKYPEIFEHPEKGEEASKLFADGQKMLKQIIEEKWLRAEAVYGLYAANSQEEQVEIYTDASKKEVLEQFEFLRNQEERDEPNYSLADYIASKDSGLTDYLGLFAVTAGIGIEKKLEEFEKDHDDYSQIMLKILADRLAEALAELLHHKVRLENWGYAPEEDFDISTILKETYQGIRPAPGYPACPDHSEKEKIFRLLEAREKAQIELTESYAMYPAASVSGYYFAHPDSRYFMVNKIQEDQATAYAERKGMSLEDLKKLLNQNV